From the Cloeon dipterum chromosome 4, ieCloDipt1.1, whole genome shotgun sequence genome, the window TTGGAATGTATCTCATAGAACCTCAGACAAAAGCtgatattgaatttataaCATTAACTACTGGTATGGTTTCTATAtgttttatttccttaaaaataataataacaattataTACGGCACAAAAACATCATGTCATAAAGCCAAacacgaaaataattataaaccaCCTTTGATTTGTGCAGGTTATTACTCTTTAATGATGGTTGGCGATACAGAATTCATCAACCAGACGCACGAGGTTTGGTGTCGCAGCCGCACTGTTTTGGCAGATGACATGTACGATCCGAAACAAAGATACTACTGCAATCCATCACACCTCAGAATTGATCCAAATACATGGGCGTATGATTTGTTATCTATAGGACTTTATATAGCTGATCCCAAGAGCATATCGAAAGAAGTCACTGGAGATGTGTACCCTGACGTTTCAAAAGTTGTTAATGATGTTCAGCGGTATATCTGCGAGAAACcttagcaaaaattgaatcttgAAAGCAATCAAGATGCGCACGTTGCTTgttcttaaaatgtttgattacttttgattgatttttcttattttgaatgcaaattgtttGGTTTGTAAcatgaaataatcaatttatatGATCGCACATTTCATATGCTATGTtttgttctttaaaaattgtacaaactGCAGTTTTGAAAACtgatatatatatgtatcaaTAATATGAAGAGaataaatagttaatttcGTGGTGGCggcttaaaattgctaaattttttcttgatttcgttttccaaacttttttaactttgcacACTTTTGCTAGAagcaaaagtcaaaattaattggatttttatggAAGTTCATACCTCATGGTTAATAAATTGACGATAATAAAAGATGGAGAGGAACGGATACTAAAAGATTCCGAACCAAGCCCACTGCGAAATATTGAATTCGGCGTTCGATGTGCACCAACGAGAGCCATCGCACGCCGTTCCTTTCCTGCTTCCGGACAGCCAAAGTCCCATCGGCCTGTTTACATCCCTccttattgaaattaaaacaaaaagagtGGTAttgaatgatattttttttataaaatcaccCAACAGTGCATCTACTATGCACTTCAGTTCTTCAACCGTTTCGAGGGAAACGAGATTTAATCCGTACTGGCAGCGCACCATAACGCGGCTTCTCGAACGGAAGTCTAACATTCTTGATTTTATATATAGGCTttctatttctaaaaattaaagcgtatactattttatttccaatgaGATCTCTGCATTGCACATTGCGCTCATCTAGTTGCCAAAATAAACGACACGTTTTCGCTCGTTTCCGAGTGGTCCGGCGAGTTTTTCGTTTTCGCCCTTAAAGCAAACAAGGCGAGGACCATCGACCGGAAGACTGGCCCGTTCTCTAAGGGTCAGGGCGGGGTCAAGGACGCCGCTTGGATGATCGTTTCGCCGCTGAACAATCTGCTCGGCTACGCGTGCAGCTTCCAATGCcgcgaaatatttttcgtcGACGACACCAAGAAGCCGATCTCCGTCACGCCGATCGGCACTTTGTCTTCCGACTCGAAAGGGATGCTCATGGACAAAAATGGAGTCTTGTACTTTGTCCACGAGAAGGAGAAATGCGTCACCGCTTGGGACACGAAAATTCCGTTCAACGAGGAAATGCTTCACAAGGTAAAATAGTTTCGTGTCTATCAtttacaggaaaatatttataatttttgttttagttcGAGCCTGACGTGGACTCGATTATTTACGCGCTGGACGGTGCTGATAACCTTTGGCTGCTCTCGCACGACGCCAGCAGCCACTTCTTCCTTCATCGAGGCTCAAACAGCACcgattgtaattattttaaataaaatgaatacttaaaaaaaacacgcggTAATTCTGAttctttataaatttcagttggaAATGGCACGAACTGAGTTTCTCAAGTTGCACGTCAAGGAAAGTGATGAAATCGTCctgataaaatgattttagcttcttgacaatattttatcctgtgtgctaattaaaaaactaaataaaaaaaatgttttttgttatATTGTGTAAGTGAATCAGTTCCAGGCCTGATAATCATATATTTAGGGTATAACCGGGGGGTAGTTTTTGAATTCTGATAGTTAAAactctcatttaaaattaacaaaaatttcaaagtgaaaaattccttaattttgcgttttttgaaactttgcaACTCTAGATCTCAGGTTCTGAGCATTTCAATTGCAGAAACTACCAACCGTTTCAATCTTCTACACCCACTCTGAGCAGCTTAAGTGTTAAGGGGGTGAATACACCCCTCTAATTTCATCCccattgctgcaattttgataaaagcgATTATCATTCCTGTCGCCACGCTCAGTGTTGCAACTTTAAAGGTGTATGGCAACATAGGGGTTGAGAGCAAACACCCCTTAACCTTTCAGCTACTCAGAACtaattgagacgagtctaacggtgggtagtttttgaaattgagaTGCTTTGAACCCGAgatatagtttaaaaaattcaaaaaacgcaaaaaaatgtcaatttttgtgatttttgtgaaTCCTAATCTTGGGTTTTCAgcatcagaattacaaaaatcaccccccgttagactcgtctcaaccagCTCTGAGTAGCTGAAAGGTTAAGGGGTGTTTGCGTTCAACCCCTAAGTTGCCGTTAAGCTGTAAAGATGCAATAGTGAGCGGTGCCAGACGGTAGTCGCTTATTATCAAAATAGCAGCAAAGAGGGTGAAATTAGAGGGGTGTGTGCACCCCCTgaacccttcagctgctcagacgagattgagacgagtccaacggaggttagtttttgcaactGGGATGCTTAGAAGCCGAGATAAAGAGTTGCAAAGTTTCAAATAACGCGAATTGAAGGATatatttgaaagtaaaaaatctgcCGTTATTAGTTCAATAATTTCTTgcgaaaaaaatagatatttttttagaacatttACTTTTGCTTGTGTTATATACCacttttttgttacaaaaggCGGCAAAAGTATCGCTGtcacaaaaaatctttgatATCGCGCGAGTCTCTCTACTTGGGGCaaagttcaaaaatttaactacgCAAAAAGAAGCCGATAATCGTTACGTATCAATCAGCATCATTCGCAGTCACTgcggctctctcgctctcttcacAGTTGCTCCGAAACGCCAGCAcaacttgaaataaatacatttcaaaGGTAAATCTATTCAAATTTGTTCGTACcgatttatcaaatttacacgtacaatttttaaacccgtatttttatttgttccttaaatcttttttttaaaaccgcaaatatttttgcaggtcGATTTTCCGTCTCTGGAAATGAATTTGTCCTCCTTAATAATCGGGACGCTGCTGTTCGGCATGTCCGCGGCCTTCTCTCGAGTCTACGAGTGGAACGAAACCCAATTTTCCAAAGAAGCGCCTTCCAGCATGGTTCTTTACGGCGACAGGATTTTCTTCGGCTTTCCGAACAATAGTTCAAGCGGAACTAAAGCTCGTTTGACTTTCGCGCGGCTGCCTGGCGGTGACAAGAGCAACCCTTCCCCTCGATTTCACCCTCTTCAGGAGGAGGTggaatgattttaattcaaaatttcctgttgtttaatttttatttccgcaGATTGGTGAAAATTGCGACGCAGTGCAGAGCGTGATTGACCTAAAAACGGACGAATTGGGCCGGCTGTGGGTGCTGGACGGAGGTTCTCGAAACTGCCCACTGACCTTTCGGATTTTCGACCTGAAAAACAACGACTCCCTTTTGCTCGTGCACCCTCTGGCGGGAAACCCGAGGAATATAGTCACGATTGCTGATGTGTTTGGCGACAAAGTGGCCGTCGTCTCGGAATGGActggaaaatttttctattttgttttaaatgaaaacaagacGGTACCGTCCTCTGATCCGATGACTGACCCTTCGTATCAGGGTCAGGGAATCAAGGACCTGGCTTGGATACTCATTTCGCCGCAGAAAGGTCTGTTTGGTTACGCGTGCAGCTTCCAGTGCCGGGAAGTTTTTCTCGCTGACGATTCCACGACGCCAACCACCGTCACAAAAATTGGCACTTTGTCTTCCGAATCGAAAGGGATGCTCATCGACAGCAAGGGAGTTTTGTACTTTGTCCACGAGACGGAGAAAAGGGTTACCGCTTGGGACGCGAAAGGTCCGTTCAAGGAGGAGTTACTGCACAAGGTAAACACccttaaaaatggtttaaatataaaatacgaATCGATGTTTCAGTTCGAGACGGACGTGGACTCGATTAATTTTGCCCTGGACCGTGCTGATAACCTTTGGCTGCTCTCGCACGACGCAAGCAGCCGCGTTTTTCTTCTCAAAGGCGAATACAAGTCAAGCGCAAACAATTAGGCAAACAACAAATAGCACAACCTTGATGATCCATTGCGATTCTCCTGGCTGTATTTGATATAATTCTTGATTTTCATAATGGTTTTCGTTTTTTAtgttggtttttttttcaaattaaaacacagtTAATGGGAAACTTGAgagtttttctttcttaaataTAACATATATTTCAGTggacataaatattaaataacagattttttaatcgtttGCTTGACCTTAACCTACCAACACACTCTCTCTGAGGATGAATgcctttataaaaaaatctctcgCGGCACAAGGTCGTCGCTCTTTCTCACTATcagcgctgccgccgccgcctcaaCAAACGCTCTAATTCGTCAACAGCCTGCTCTCGTTTCGCCGTGTCTgacgatttattttactcgCCAGTAAACAGTAAACAGGcagaaaaattttggaattaaaaatattagaaatttaCACGAATAAAACAGAACGTGAAGTTAATCTCAAGAGATTCAATTAGTTTTGACTTGTTAAAGTGTGCGCATATGCAAAGTGTAAAAAGGTctagatataaaaattgtatgcaCCTCTTTCTGCCACGAAATTAACtatactaaaataaaaaaaacatatatattactttttattaatttatttgttcaaaatgaaGGTAGATCAACTCTTTGacagaataaaatatagaattttaaatagccaaaattcaatattgcAAACTGACACTCTCTGCTTtcacaaaaagaaaactcaaaaGTGGTCacccaaaaagaaaaaaatagtgctcatcttgacaaatttttttctagggtTTCTCGCAGATATACGTCTGCACATCGGAAACCACTTTAGAAGGGTCAGGGTACACTGCTCCGGTGACTACGGTCTTAGCAGAGGTCTTGGGGTCATTTATTTCCACTGGGTAGGTATAAATTATGCTATGTATCGTTCTGAGGTACGTCGGACCGCATTGGTATCTTGAAGCCGCTTCATACAAGGCATCCGGCAAAAGGGTGCGGCTGCGACACCACACCTCGTGCGTCTGGTTGATGAATTCTGTCTCGCCCAACATCATTTTAGAATAGCCAGCTGCACCAAAtacatgaatttaaattccttaTCAACATCGTGTGCGTCAATTTGTGAAACAAAAGAaggtttataatttttgtgttgatCTTCCTGGACAgtgaagtttaaaatatttgaaacaaatatgtgaaaaatcgttatatttgtaaaagttaatttaatttttaagaaaataacatGGAATACCAAAGTTTGCTGTGAGTAATACATAATCTGCAAGCGTCTGAGGTTCTACGAGATTCATTCCAAGTTCGCAGCAACGAGTGTAGGCAATATATGGAGTCTAAAATTGCAAGAGCGTAAAGTTCAACAGCCAAATAtggtgaaaatattatttacaagaaTTGCGTTCGGATcatatgcaaaataaaatatcctgTTGTCAACCGTCTTGAAATTTCCCGGTTTGTCTAAATTGTTGATTTGTAGAATTAGAATTATTCATTCCCACTagaaaccacattttttattccaatctATTACTAAGGGTCAAAATGGGTGTGGTATGGTGACGCGAGAGCAGACCTGCCAGAGGCGCAAAAAGCGAAACGCACGTTTTTCTGGCGCGCACTAATGTTCTATATTATCATATCTATTTTGACCCTGAGGAATATGGATTGGAGCAGACGAAATTATAGTTTCAGTAGaatttcaaagaattaattacaagCCCCAGTATAATTGGTCAAGTCGATCAAGGTTTGCtacaatttaaagaaaatcataaatgatATGACCTGAAAactaataaatgaatttacattttttacgcaAGGTAAAGTGTTCGAAAGCCAACAAGTTCGGCGCACCGGAACACAAGGAGTTGGTGGTATCAGctttaagaagaaaaaatttcaatccttCAATTCTTGTGGCAAGTGTATAGTGATAGTGATcagtgataaaattttaatttgcggcTCAGTACGGCGTGATATTACTTTGCAAAGGATcgttttagctttattttgctAGTACTGTTCgccatttcttgcttttaaaatttccattcaatgtgtatttattttattgactaTTGCAAGAATAATGCTGTTGAAACAAGaatactaattaatttttaaatcaaaccatTGTCTGGTTATCGAAGTTGTAGGTGATGATTTTTGAGACCAAATTTGGCGCTTTTTCCTGGCCACACTTGTAAGTTTCGTGGGCAATCACACACTCGTCGTCTgattctgttttaaaaattaatttctggcatttaattatttgaaaatagacATACTGATGCCGCTGCATTGATCGTAAGCCACAAATCCTGTTTCCAATTCCACGGGGTCCTCCTGGGACACGAGTTCTATTTGTCGCAGCGTTGCTAAGGCTTCCAATCCCCCAATGCCGAACTAaaggataataattattacgagCCTGTTATacaaatatgatttaaaactgTTATTTTCAGTAAAGCAAGAGCGTATTAAAAATACgaaagatatattttaataccaTTCCAATTTCCACTCCGACGCATTTCAAGAAGCactaaaaatgcatatttttattaatggaTTGAAATGTTCACTAATTTCTGTCCAACCTTCAAATTTTGCGAAATAGTTGCCGCGAGAAAAGCGCTCACGTTCATAAGAAGATCGATTTGTTCTGCATGAAATTAACTTCCCGTTTAGCCATTctaaacaaaatgattttcggGCATTTACCAATTGTGATGTCCCAAGTTTCTGCACATTCGGTCTGCATGGCCCTTCCGAAGGTACCCTTCTTCCTCACTTCACAGAGAAAGCTCTTGTTTTGGGCGCAGTTATCGGTGGCCAGCAACGTGGATCCATTCCTCACTTCGAGATAAACGCAGTCCAGGCCGGGTTTCGGGTGTCCCTCCTTCCAATTGAGCTCAGGGTGGACGAAGTCCCGGCTCAGGGTGCACCAGCGGAAGTTTGAGTCACACCCCAGATCAGTGCCGGAGAGCCAGTAGTCTCCAAAGGTCGCCGGAGCGAATTCTTGAGtggtttttatattaaacCTTATTTCGTCACGCTTTTAGATTTCTTTCTTACTTGAGACTATTCTGGAAAAGCAACTCGACTTTCCCGCCGATTCCATTGAGGTCAGAGTAAGGCCAATTTCACAGCAACTGTTACGGGCGTTTGTCCAGTTTGActgttgtcatttttttataatttttcaactattaaaaattatttgatgtcTCACAAATTTAGAATTGTAAATCAGAAAGTTCCGACCACATCCATCGTACCAGAATCCATAAGAGAAATAGTCTTGATATCAATACAGAATTacaaggtttatttttaacaacagGAAGTAAACTATATACCCTTTAAAATTGGCCGATTCGAAGAGTCCGGGCTAAATAGGACATcctagattttaatttaatgctaaGTTTATCCATTCATCTTTTAAAGATATAGTTTCTACATTTCTTTTGCACTTATCTGTTGGGCAGGAAGAAACGCAAGGTTTTGGGGTGGTTTTTAGAGcgctctgaaattttaaatcctaatTTCTTGggccgaaattaatttcaagtctTTACCTTGCacgcgaaaattaatttattggaaCAGCTGCGGTCTGTCATGAAGGCCCCTCTAGTAGGCAAGTTAAAGCGGAAATGCACGCAGCTCTCGTTGCCTCCTTTGTTGTCGGGCTGAGAGGGTTCCCAAACAAGACCCTTTGCGAAAACCTTTGGTCCATTGGGCTCGCACCACGACCACTGCTTAACAGGCGCCCCCTTCCACGTGCCACTGGTCCAGTAGTTGAAATTCGCAGTCCAGTTGtctgaaattccaaaatattttcatggaccatgtattaaattaaaggtcTAACCTTTATTTGCCACGGTCATGGCAGTAAGGCCCAATTGCTCAGCTGCGTTGTCGATATTTAGCGTCTCCATTCCCAAAGCGCAACATTGGTGGTAACTGTTTAACCACGTCATCtgtcaagcaaaaaaatcagacttTGGAGCAATGCGAGACTCGGATACAAACTGGTTTGTTCCCCAAGAGATAGGTGTAGTTGCCGATGTCAACCCAAATTCCGTAGGATTTTTTGTCtccatatttaattaaattatcttttgatcactcttaaaaatgcttttataccttttaaatttcctgagGAGTCAAATAAGGAGTTCTGAAATGGAACAGACTTAACTAAATGAATATGTGTTTATGTTTTGTAAACCGAACGTTTCGGTTGCAGATCTTTGGGCAGTCGACGGAATACTGGCAGATGAAGGGCAGGGCGTCGTCGCACTTTTTGTGCACCAGGCCCTGTTTCGAGGATTCTGAGGATAAAGAAACGGCCAGACATCGCTCCGTGGCAGAAGGGATCGTGTTTTTGGGCGGCAACCAAAGTTTTTCCGATTCGATTAGTTCTTTCGACATATCGAAGCCCGTCGAGCACCAAGCGTACTTTTTTTCCACATTGCAGTTTTCATCTTCGTTTGAGCCGCTCGTCCAGTACGTTTTGGCTTCATTGAGAGTATTAATAATGTTCACGTACCAAAGGCTATAGATTTAAAACCTTCAAAATTGTTCATGCATTCCAATCCCTCGAGAGATGTGACGGTCAAAAGAGTCATGCTTAGCGCCTTGCATCGCAATGCTGCTTCATTTCTCGTTGCctgattttgtatttaaaaatcatcgcgaattagaataaaaaatcttactGTAGAgcttgaaacaaaatactCCAATTCACAATTTGATGTTTTCTTCGTGCCTTTTGCTGCgtttattttaagattagatgtgatttgttattttgtaaaaaaaaactactttCCGGCTCTCCTGGGGTTGgattattctaaatataagaaatgaATTAAGCTAGGATATTTGCTGCTGTATGGAGATTGAAATGTGGAATAGTAGCCGATTTCATACGGATGAAAATTTGGCCTACCGCGTGCCGTGGAAAACAGTTACTTTTTAATCTTCAAGccagaaattgaataaaatatcttttctGTCTGATCCTTAGCCATCGAAatctactttaaaatttaaaaattcaaagcaccGATTTTGGCGGCGAGCAAAATCACTCTATGAAGGGACCGATAAATTGTTTCTGTGTAGGTTCGAAGAGTCCGAGACAGAATGGCAAAAATGGTCCATGAAGGAAACCATTCGCCCGCTCCTAATCCCAAGTCGCGGACTGACTTTATTCTCGTCAACTAcggtcggaaaaaatgtccaatCTGGTCCTCTGGTGTCTGGCAATTTTTGGACCGTTCGCGTTCGACTGCGGGAGCGTAATTAACACCGTTCATTATGTTGTTTTTACAGTGCCACATTTTCCAACCTTGtctcttattaatttttctatctaTCGCTGTGTCGCTCCCATCTCCTATCTCGATTTATATTATAGCACTCTTTGCTAAGGTTTATACCAAAAGGCACTATATTATATGCATggtaacggtttttacgtttcgGCATGTTGAGTAAATCGGCCAACTAACCCTTTTCGTTCCTTCAGGATTTAATTGATGGCTCAAATCAAGAATAAAGAATATATAACATACcgcaagaaaatttttgtacTCTGCACAAGATAAACTGCACGGAATTGGCTGGAATTTTCttctgttaaattttccttttggttttaagaaagagatTATAAACGGactgtggttgttgttgttgttgtcctTAGCGTAGTTGTCGTCGTAGGCGTAGTTGCTGCCATTCTGGGcactgttgttgttgttgttgtcctCATAGTGGGCGTGGTTGTTGTCATCCTTTGGGATGATGTTGATGATAGTGAAATAATTCCATCTTTTGATGAAATCGCATCAATTGCAGTTGTCTTCTGGAAAACCTGCGTTGATGAAAAGTCCGCATCGATCAAAGGAGTCGTCGATTTGGTGCCATCTTGCGCCATTTCGGTCGCTTTCATCGTGACGTCAGTTTTAAGGTCGTTTGTGGCCTCAACCGGCCCGTCAGGTGCAACATCTGTCCCATCAAGGGGGCTAGGAGTGGAATCGTGACCTAAATTTTCGTCCGCTTGAGCATCGAATTTtattcgcatttttattttactcgctGCCGTGATGGCATCCGTTTGTGCCGCTGACGATGGTTCACCGTCAGAGCTTCCTGTCATCATGGCTGCCATCGTTGCCGTTGGCAACGCGAACGTTGCTGTCAGAATGCTGTCGGTCTGctttaaaacacaatttaacttgatttcaaattttcctttaatgcGTATACCGTGCTGGTTGGAGTGGtcttttttactgtagcaTTTGCGTTTccatgacattttttaaatccgcaACACTTGATGATgtattttctccgaaatttgttttgcagaaGAGATTTTGGGATTTTAATAGGACCTGTTTGAAATTTAGGTTActtaaattctttttcaaCTTAAAACCTACCAGAATCTTGTTTgttaaatgtgattttgatgGTTTTGATTTTGCTTCCCTATATATAACTCTCATTTTAGGCAAAAATCGAtaccaaatattaattaaggaGTGTACTTACTGGTTTTTTTGCATGCCCTGTTGTCTGAACAATTACAATCACTAGCAACGTCCAGAAGCCGAAATTCATTGCTTCTGCCGCATTGATCACTTTttgcaaactaaaattttcactctgcGTAGAGTATGGCTATACGATTTTCGAGTCTGTTTCATTGACGTCGCATCCTGTTTCCTATTTCAAAAAACGAATATCGTCAACTCTtgctgtacattttttaactgtggTGGACGATTTTAAAGATATTCAGCGCATCAATATCATCATTTTCTGCTCCAATTTTTGCACTGCCTTTAAATAATCCGTATTATTGCAGCTTGTACATCATTTCTTAGTCttgtactttttttaaatttaaattaatgcatcTTTATAAGTTGTCAACATCatttaagaattaataaattgttattttttacgacGCTTTTCTGTTCTCGTTTTCAGCGGCTTTGATTTTTCTGTCGCTGACATCCGTTGTCGAAGAACCATTTGCGTCAGCAGCAGCGCTGTATGCTTTCTAGGCCGCGTCGGTTTCACCGGAAAACAAAGGCCTGCTGACTGACGCATTCAATATTCTCGGAAATTTGTTTAGCTGCTGTTTGACGTCATCCGCTGTAGTTTTGCCTTTTTGCTCTAGTGGTTGCTAGGCACTAGTGCGTTCATCGGgcacaatttttgctgccCGAGTGGAACCCGATTTTTAAACTCATCTGATTGCTTGAGCGCGCCTGCTGGACCAGATATTCAAGgccttttttacatttaatgcattttaatatcagcggtattttaatttgcattttatttcttttaaattgtcaattttttttcaaatacatGCGTggttttgtcatttttttatttttctcgtcaaaatttgtaaattactctgaataaaacctaaaaatttgTAGTTTTCCTATCCTGACTGTGGGAAAAACCCCTAAGTTGGCTTACAGCTTGAACAATGTAACAGAGAGCAGTGGCAGAGGAAAGGCGCTCGTTtactatcaaaattgtagctatggggatgaaaggggatgagggtaagcaccccctaaacaCTTTGGCTGTTTAGCGGAGGTCGAGGCGAGTCTAACGATGGGTATTGTTTGCAATTCTGTTGGTTAGAACCTAAGATTTGGAGGTGCTAAAAACCAAAGAAGtcgaaaaatatcattttttttaaagaaacagtCGCATTTAATATGGTAAATTTTGTGGATTTTGCGGTTTTTGGaccaaaaccgcaaccgcacaATGCTCTGCTGGTCAATTTTCCGTCTCTAAAcatgaattaataattgaatagAGGTCTAAAAAGCAGCGTGTAGGGCCACAGCTCACTGCCTGTCCGCGCCAtactatattatttattccttttagcaaaaggtatgcaacctgcacgtcTCCTATGAACACGTGTTTGCATAAGTTTTTCATAATATTGTTAaagacattttattaaaaaattattgaattatttctaaatgaTCAAGTTTTATTTCTCGCACTGAAATTATGGGAATTtctattttctaataatttaatcgtGATTCATGCATGACTTTGCTCCGATCGCTGCCCTGACTAATTCGAAGTCCTTTTGTCCTTCTTCTTCTCAAAGGCGAGCACAATTCAACCTCAAACAACAAtgttagttttttaaataaaataaattagaaaattcctCCTAGAAAATAGTCACGTAATCAGTTCAGGTTAATTATCagcggttttattttattttctcctcttGGCTGCGATACACAGAAGCTTGCAGACGAGCTTTAAagctccaattaaaaataatttgaatttcaacagcttaaaatagtaaaattcaagaaaatattaatggaacagaattttttaattgaataaatgattaaattaatacgTCACAGCACTGCACCTGCACCGCACAgagataaaaa encodes:
- the LOC135943864 gene encoding uncharacterized protein LOC135943864, with protein sequence MEFAPATFGDFWLSGTDLGCDSNFRWCTLSRDFVDPEVKWKEGHPKPGLDCVYLELRNGSALLATDNCAQNKSFLCEVRKKATFQRAMQTECAETWDITVDQIDLLMNVTTFLTATISLNLKFGIGGLDALATLRQIELVSQEEPTKLERGFVAYDQCSGIIAKINDTFSLVSEWSGEFFVFALKANKARTIDRKTGPFSKGQGGVKDAAWMIVSPLNNLLGYACSFQCREIFFVDDTKKPISVTPIGTLSSDSKGMLMDKNGVLYFVHEKEKCVTAWDTKIPFNEEMLHKFEPDVDSIIYALDGADNLWLLSHDASSHFFLHRGSNSTDCNYFK
- the LOC135943058 gene encoding uncharacterized protein LOC135943058 gives rise to the protein MNLSSLIIGTLLFGMSAAFSRVYEWNETQFSKEAPSSMVLYGDRIFFGFPNNSSSGTKARLTFARLPGGDKSNPSPRFHPLQEEIGENCDAVQSVIDLKTDELGRLWVLDGGSRNCPLTFRIFDLKNNDSLLLVHPLAGNPRNIVTIADVFGDKVAVVSEWTGKFFYFVLNENKTVPSSDPMTDPSYQGQGIKDLAWILISPQKGLFGYACSFQCREVFLADDSTTPTTVTKIGTLSSESKGMLIDSKGVLYFVHETEKRVTAWDAKGPFKEELLHKFETDVDSINFALDRADNLWLLSHDASSRVFLLKGEYKSSANN